The window ACTTGGCGATAGGTAATAGTTTGGGTTTGTCCCCGTAAAACGGTGAAGCCATCAGCAGCTAAGAATTGGAAGCGCTCTTCTATGGTATCAATCCACTGTTGGCGATTTTGACTTTGAACGGCGATCGGATCGGGGGTATAAACATAATCTAGGGGGTTTAGCTTACGCTGAAATAGCAGATGGGTTAACTGCTGTAACTCTTCTTCTGTGGCTAGTTCTAGGACTGCTCTTAGTTCATCCACATTCTTTACCTCAACTGAATTGGGGGGCGGTCAACTCCGATTATTTATAGAATCTACAGTAAAGATGATTTGAAAACGGTTAATACTATTGAAAATTTTAGAGTTGGGTTGAAGTCCGCTTTCCATTTTACCGTGAGATCGCCATCCCTAGCTGGCCAGACCTTCAGCGTTGTCATTTTCTGGCGATCGGCCCATTCCTCCCCAGCACCCAGAGGCAACAGTATAATCAACTGCTACCCCTTTCCCCTTGATCTAAGTAATTTAGCAAGGAGTTCAACAGGATACAATGATTCATAATTCCAGTCATGCTAGGGGGTAGCAATTATGGTTTGGAACACAGGGGATCAAATCGGAGAAAACGGCAAATACACTATTGAGAAACCGTTAGAGCCTGGGCGTTTTTCCTCGACCTTTCTGGCTTATTATACTGAGGGTGAGAACAAAGAACGTTTGGTGATTAAAGCCTTGAAGATGTTTGATGGCAAAAACACGACCAAAACACCAGCAGAAATCAAAGATTTAAATAATAAATTACACAAGGAAGCGACCCGATTAGGCCAGCGCGATCATCCCCATGTGGTTAAATTGATTGATGAAGAATTTATAGAAACAGATAGTTATGAGAATGAATTAGTTTGTCTACCGATGGAATATATTTCCAAGGTCAGCTTAGAGGACTTAGACAAGCGAGTTTTACCGGAAAAAGAAGCCCTGCGCTATATTCGCCAAATTGGAGAGGCCTTAATCGCTGTCTATAAAAAAGGGTTAGTGCATTTAGATGTTAAACCGAATAATATTTTAATCCGGCAAAAAACGGATGAAGCCGTGTTAATTGGATTTGATTTTTCCAGAGCGCCGTCTCGTGGATTTAGAAAAAAAGTCGAACTTTTGCCTCCGATGGATTTTCTGCGCTGGAGTGGTATCGGACGGATAAAGAGTTAGGAAAATTGGGGGCGTGGAGTGATGTTTATAGTTTAGCGGCAGTATTGTATTGGTTATTAACCGGTGTCGTTCCCCCTAGTACAGATGACCGAGATCGTGGTAAGCAAACATTAAAATCGGTGACAGAGTTGAATCCAGAGATTTCTGACCGGGTTAAAAATGCCATTGAGGAAGGCATGAAAATTAAGCCAGATGCTCGACCGCAAACAGTGAAAAAGTGGTTAAATAAATTAGGGGGATATCGACTCAGTTTAGATTGTTTTGATAGCCCAAAGTGGGGAGCAGTGGGAGCAATAGCAGGGATAGTGGCAGCATTAGGTACGGTAGCTGGGCTATATATTGCGTGGATGAGCTGGAAAAATTCGACTCCATCTCCTCAAGTAGAACCCACACCAAACCAATTAAAAATTAAAAATTAAAAATGGATTTTGTAGGGGCGAGTTTAACCAAAATCTAGAAGAGAAACCATCGACTCACTAAACCCGTCCCCACCCTAGAAATTAATTAACAGCAAATCCGGTGTATGGACGCATCAAAGGTTCGCGAAAAGCTAAAACAATATCAGATTTAGGCACTCCTTTTTCCACTAGCTCATTAGCGATACCAATTTCTGTACCATCATGGTGTATCCAAATTTTGTCTTTCCTAATCGACAAGTGCAAAGTACATCCATACTGCGGTCTGCGGTTTTCCCAACCGGTATTGACGACTTGATAATGGTCGCGTTGGAGATCGAAAATGAGTTCGGTTTGCGCTTCTCCCTCAGATTTAAAGGGTTTAGCGTGTTCGGTTAACAGTTCTTGGATGTAGGAACGATAGCGCTCTATTTTTTCCATTCTGCAATCACCTCTTCAACGGAATCATAAATAATTAACGAAATTTCATAGTGATTCACAACCATTTGTACAAAGGGAAGTGAAAAGAATTGTTGGTAGATATCTAGGGGAACGGCTAGATAAAGAGTGCGTTCCGGTTGTTTGGCTTGTAGGGCAAGGCGATAGGTCATAAACTGCCCTACAGCTCCGTGAAATTCATACAGGTTAGAGGGGCCAAGAAAGCTCTTAATTTCAACAGCAATTTTTTTGTTATCTCGTTCTGCGGCTAGGATTTGTTCAGCTCCTAGGTCAATTTTTACGGTAGCGCCACCGGTCTTAATTTCTAGGGGGTCGTCAGTAATCAGCCAACCTTCTTTTTCTAAGGCAGTTTTCACCACATCATGAAATAGGTCTTTGGCCATAGTGGATTGAGTGAGGTTGTGGATTGTAGTCAGGGTAGTAGTGGACTGTTTCATCTAAAATAGGGCTTTGTTTGTAGTAAGCACTCTTCGTGCTTAAAAGCCTAGCTGGAGATTGCTCAATCCCTCACTACAAACAAAATCTAATGCACCATTTTAGATGAAACAATCCAGTAGGTGCCCTGCGCTGTCGCTAACGCACCCTACGCCTTGATTATAGCTTCCCTACAGCGCCCCCTGAGCGGAGTCGAAGGGGGCGCTCAGAGGGCAGCGTGGCTCGTGGGAGAGGGATTTTCCTTCGGACATGAAAGAGAGAGGGCAAAATCTTGTGGAATAATAGGAAGTATGGCGTAGCAGACGATTATCATGTATTGGACAAGGGGACAACGCATTGGTGGGGGTCGATATGAGATTGTCGATGAGTTGGGACAAGGTGGATTTGGACTCACGTATAAGGCCAAACATCTTGATTTGGATTCGTTTTGCGTGATTAAGGCGATTGGCGCGTGGTTGCGGAAACAGCCGAACTATAACCGGTTTGTGGAGCGGTTTCGGGATGAGGGGAAGCAGTT of the Roseofilum reptotaenium CS-1145 genome contains:
- a CDS encoding XisI protein — translated: MEKIERYRSYIQELLTEHAKPFKSEGEAQTELIFDLQRDHYQVVNTGWENRRPQYGCTLHLSIRKDKIWIHHDGTEIGIANELVEKGVPKSDIVLAFREPLMRPYTGFAVN
- a CDS encoding serine/threonine protein kinase, with the protein product MVWNTGDQIGENGKYTIEKPLEPGRFSSTFLAYYTEGENKERLVIKALKMFDGKNTTKTPAEIKDLNNKLHKEATRLGQRDHPHVVKLIDEEFIETDSYENELVCLPMEYISKVSLEDLDKRVLPEKEALRYIRQIGEALIAVYKKGLVHLDVKPNNILIRQKTDEAVLIGFDFSRAPSRGFRKKVELLPPMDFLRWSGIGRIKS
- a CDS encoding XisH family protein, with product MKQSTTTLTTIHNLTQSTMAKDLFHDVVKTALEKEGWLITDDPLEIKTGGATVKIDLGAEQILAAERDNKKIAVEIKSFLGPSNLYEFHGAVGQFMTYRLALQAKQPERTLYLAVPLDIYQQFFSLPFVQMVVNHYEISLIIYDSVEEVIAEWKK